A window of the Cannabis sativa cultivar Pink pepper isolate KNU-18-1 chromosome X, ASM2916894v1, whole genome shotgun sequence genome harbors these coding sequences:
- the LOC115711897 gene encoding outer envelope pore protein 21A, chloroplastic, whose product METSLRYAADSKPALRIHAKQKFLIDPKTHLQFHGELDTRLGVLSHFSALLRRFYPDFSASFGGGMKYDKREKVRYVVRGKKSFPVTTNGEVRFNVKGRCDFDKEFKEKRSTGAAELSWAILNFQKEQDVRIKFGYEVLEQLPYFQIRENNWTFNADGNGKWNVRYDL is encoded by the exons ATGGAGACCTCTCTTAGATATGCTGCAGATTCCAAACCAGCTTTGAGAATCCATGCTAAGCAGAAGTTTCTCATCGACCCCAAAACCCATCTACAG TTTCATGGAGAGCTTGATACCCGACTTGGAGTTCTGAGCCATTTCAGTGCGTTGTTGAGACGCTTCTATCCAGAT TTCTCAGCAAGTTTTGGAGGAGGAATGAAATACGATAAGCGCGAGAAAGTACGGTATGTTGTTCGTGGTAAGAAGTCATTCCCTGTGACAACTAATGGCGAAGTTAGGTTTAATGTTAAGGGACGCTGTGACTTTGACAAAGAATTCAAAGAG AAGAGGTCAACAGGAGCTGCTGAATTGTCTTGGGCCATTTTGAACTTTCAGAAGGAGCAAGATGTTAGGATCAAATTTGGTTATGAAGTGCTTGAGCAG ctTCCATATTTCCAGATAAGGGAAAACAATTGGACATTCAATGCTGATGGTAATGGAAAATGGAACGTGAGATATGATTTGTGA